Proteins encoded by one window of Castor canadensis chromosome 2, mCasCan1.hap1v2, whole genome shotgun sequence:
- the Fam133b gene encoding protein FAM133B translates to MGKRDNRVAYMNPIAMARSRGPIQSSGPTIQDYLNRPRPTWEEVKEQLEKKKKGSKALAEFEEKMNENWKKELEKHREKLLSGNESSSKKRQRKKKEKKKSGRYSSSSSSSSDSSSSSSDSEDEDKKQAKRRKKKKNRSHKSSESSMSETESDSKDSLKKKKKSKDATEKEKDFKGLSKKRKMYPEDKPLSSESLSESDYIEEVRAKKKKSSEEREKTTEKTKKKKKHKKHSKKKKKKAASSSPDSP, encoded by the exons GCCTACATGAATCCGATAGCAATGGCCAGATCACGGGGTCCAATCCAGTCTTCAGGGCCAACGATCCAAGATTATCTGAATCGACCTAGACCTACCTG ggaggaagtaaaagagcaactagaaaagaaaaaaaaaggctctaaGGCTTTGgctgaatttgaagaaaaaatgaatgag AATTGgaagaaagaactagaaaaacaCAGGGAGAAATTATTAAGTGGAAATGAGAGCTCATCCAAAAAAAGACAG agaaagaaaaaagaaaagaagaaatctggtAGG TATTCATCTTCTTCTTCATCAAGCTCTGATTCTTCCAGCAGTTCTTCAGATTCTGAAGATGAG GATAAGAAGCaagcaaaaaggagaaagaaaaagaagaatcgtTCACATAAATCTTCTGAAAGCTCCATGTCAGAAACTGAATCAGATAGTAAA gatagtttaaaaaagaaaaagaagtcaaaggatgcaactgagaaagaaaag gACTTTAAAGgactcagcaaaaaaagaaagatgtatcCTGAAGATAAACCTTTATCATCTGAGTCCTTGTCAGAATCAGATTATATTGAGGAG GTAcgagccaaaaagaagaaaagcagtgaAGAACGAGAAAAAACAACA gaaaaaacaaaaaagaaaaagaagcataaGAAACAcagtaagaagaagaaaaagaaggctgcTAGTTCAAGTCCTGACTCGCCATAA